DNA sequence from the Candidatus Binatia bacterium genome:
GTCGGTGGTGATAATGGGACGACCTGTGGCCATCGCCTCCAGCACCGTATGCGGGGTCCCCTCCCTGTACGACGGAAGAACATAAACGGAACAGTTTTCCAGGAATGGTCGAACATCGTCCTGGTTCCCGTGGTAGCGAAGTAATCCTTCTTGGACCCATGCGCTGACCTCGGACTCATCAATCCCTGCTGGATTAGGGTCAAAGGGGCCGACAAGGTCTGCCTCCAGTGTCGGATGGTTCCGTTTGGCTATGCGGATTGCCTCCGCGAATTCGCGTATGCCCTTGTCGGCCAATAGCCTGGCAATCAGAAGAACGCGCGGAGGACCAATGGGTGCAGGTTTTTTTGGGTACTCTTCGAGGTCGATTCCAGAACCTCTGGTTATGGTCGTGGGTAGCGAGTCCGGGAGAATCGTGAGTGCGTGGAATGTTTCTGCATCATCTCGGTTTTGAAACAAGACCATAGTATTGAAACGTAAAGAAATCATGTAGAGGAGTGTCAGGAATTTGCGCGCTAACTTTTGGCGGAATCCTCCAAAGGGCATGAAGGCATAGCCCAATCCGGTGATCCATCCGCACCGAATCGGAACTCGACAAATTCTCCCAGCTATCGCCGAAAAAATCACCGGCTTGTGGGTGTAGCCGAGTATGGCATCGGGTTGGATTTTCCGTATCAAACAAACCAATTGGAATAGGTACAGAACATCTGAAATCGGGTTGAAACCTGTCCGGTCGATTCTTAATGGATAGTAGCGTGCCCCCCAGATTTTAAGCTTTTTGGAGGTCGTAGCATCCGCGCCGTTGGCACATGCCGTGACGTCTATTCCTCGCTCAATTAATTCCCGTATTAGCGTCCCTCTGAAGAGTACCAGTGATTGGGGCAGGCCGCCGCAAATCAATATGCGCTTAGGCTTCTTTGCGGGGTTCATGGCGCCAAGGAGGTCTGTGGTCGTAGGATTCGGGCGGGGTTGCCCGCTACAGTGGTGTTTGAGATGACATCGCGGGTGACTACCGCCCCCATCCCCACCGTCGCACCTGCGCCGATTCGCAAGGGCTTGTCGGGCATGCCCTGCCGCAGCATTGCTCCGGCGCCGATGTATGCGCCATCTTCAATAATGACGTTCCCGTTACAGCAGACCCGCGGGGCAAAGGTGACAAAGTTGCCAATCACGCAATCATGTTCGATGTAGGAATAGATATTGCCGTGGAAGTGACGCCCGATGCGGACATTGGAGGTGATTTGCGTATTGTCGCATAGAATCGCCCCTTGGCCGATCTCGACATCGTCAAAGCGCAGATGGCTCTCGGCGACCACGTCGAAAAATCCGAACCCGGCGGCCGCGCACCTCTCGACAAGCGTTTTTCGGATCGCGGGGGCCGCGATGGCGATCGAGAGTTTCGTTTGGGATATTTCGCCGTTGCGTAGTTCGTCGAAGGAGACGCATGGGGTCCCGTTGACCAAGGTCCCCTGAATGGCTGGGTTGTCATCCACGAAGACCAGTCTGGTTTCAGAGGGATCAATCGACGACCGGACAATCGGCAGGACACCACGGGCGCACCCTGAGGTGCCGTAAATCGCCAGAGTTTTCATTTGCCGACTCCTGCAATTTCCGACGCAATGCGCGCTACCGAATCCTCAGGCAGGGCGGATCCGCTTGGCAGACAAAGGCCGTCGCGAAACAGCCTGCTGGAAATATCTCCTCCCACGGCGCGGTATTTCGCAAAGACGGGTTGCTCGTGCATGGGTTTCCAAAGTGGACGGGATTCAATCTGCAGCGAGCCGAGGTGTTCTCGTATATCTTCCCGCGAGGCACCAAAGACCTGTTCGTCCACGAGGATGCAGGTCAGCCAGCCGTTGCTCTGCCCATAGTCCGCTTCGGGCGCAAAAGTGATCCCTGAGACGCCCGCGAGTTCCTTTTTGTACAGCTCCCGGATCGCGCGCCGCGCGGCGACGCGATCTTCGAGCACGCGCAGCTGGCCGCGCCCGATCGCGGCAAGCAGGTTCGACAGCCGGTAGTTGTAGCCGACGGTGGTGTGCTCGTAGTGCGGTGCCGGATCTCGTGCCTGCGTGGCAAGGAACCGAGCGCGCTCGGCGTATTCCGGGTTGTCCGAGAGCAGGGCACCGCCGCCACTACACGTCAGAATTTTGTTGCCGTTGAAAGAAACGATCGCAATATCGCCCAGACTGCCGGCCTTCGTGTCACCATAAGACGCACCCAGAGCTTCGGCCGCGTCACTGATCACCGGCACGTCGAATTCCGCACAGCTGGTCAGAATCGGATCATAGTCGGCGCACTGTCCATAGAGGTCGACGACAATCGCCGCTTTGGGAAGACAGCCTCGAGCGGCCATCGCACGCAGTTCCTGGTCCAGTAGAGCCGGGTCCATGTTCCAGGTGTCCGGTGATGAATCGATAAAGACCGGAGTCGCACCGCAATAGAGGATCGGATTTGCGGAAGCAGCAAAGGTAAACGTGGAGCAGAGTACTTCGTCTCCTGAGCCAACGCCCAAAATTTGCAGAGCCAGATGCAGGGCCGCCGTTCCGCTGGAAACACCGGCCGCGGCGGAAACACCGACCTTGGCGGCGAGTTCGGCCTCGAACGCGTCCAGATCGGGACCTACCGGGGCAATCCAGTTGGATTCGATCGCCTTTGTGACCAATTGGATTTCTTCGCCGGATAAATGCGGTGGCGAGAGAAGAATCGGTTCGGTTGGCTCGGTCGATTTAGTCGGCGCACTCATGGCTGCACCTCGTGTGCCGCGGCTCGATGCGCGACATTCTCCGTGCCGGAATCCTGATCTGGATGCGATGATCCCATAAACTCCGCCATGGTCGCTTCGCCGTCGGCGCTGACACCCGAGCGCTGCACGACTGTCAGCGCGGTGCGTGCGAGAATCCGCAGGTCGAGGCCGATGGACCACTGGTCGACATACTACAGATCGAGGCGGAACTTCTCCTCCCAGCTGATCGCGTTGCGACCGTTGATCTGGGCAAGACCGGTGATGCCAGGCTTCACGTCATGGCGGCGATTCTCTTCGGCCGAGTACCGCGGCAAGTAAATCGTCGGCAGCGGCCGGGGCCCCACCAAGCTCATATCGCCACGCAGCACCGACATCAGCTGTGGCAGCTCGTCGATGCTGAGGGATCGCAGGGTTTTACCCAAAGGCGTCAGTCGGGTTGCATCCGGTAGCAGATTGCCCTGATCGTCGCGCTCGTCGGTCATTGTCCGCAGCTTGGATACGGCA
Encoded proteins:
- a CDS encoding glycosyltransferase family 4 protein, which translates into the protein MNPAKKPKRILICGGLPQSLVLFRGTLIRELIERGIDVTACANGADATTSKKLKIWGARYYPLRIDRTGFNPISDVLYLFQLVCLIRKIQPDAILGYTHKPVIFSAIAGRICRVPIRCGWITGLGYAFMPFGGFRQKLARKFLTLLYMISLRFNTMVLFQNRDDAETFHALTILPDSLPTTITRGSGIDLEEYPKKPAPIGPPRVLLIARLLADKGIREFAEAIRIAKRNHPTLEADLVGPFDPNPAGIDESEVSAWVQEGLLRYHGNQDDVRPFLENCSVYVLPSYREGTPHTVLEAMATGRPIITTD
- a CDS encoding acetyltransferase, translated to MKTLAIYGTSGCARGVLPIVRSSIDPSETRLVFVDDNPAIQGTLVNGTPCVSFDELRNGEISQTKLSIAIAAPAIRKTLVERCAAAGFGFFDVVAESHLRFDDVEIGQGAILCDNTQITSNVRIGRHFHGNIYSYIEHDCVIGNFVTFAPRVCCNGNVIIEDGAYIGAGAMLRQGMPDKPLRIGAGATVGMGAVVTRDVISNTTVAGNPARILRPQTSLAP
- a CDS encoding aminotransferase class I/II-fold pyridoxal phosphate-dependent enzyme, which gives rise to MSAPTKSTEPTEPILLSPPHLSGEEIQLVTKAIESNWIAPVGPDLDAFEAELAAKVGVSAAAGVSSGTAALHLALQILGVGSGDEVLCSTFTFAASANPILYCGATPVFIDSSPDTWNMDPALLDQELRAMAARGCLPKAAIVVDLYGQCADYDPILTSCAEFDVPVISDAAEALGASYGDTKAGSLGDIAIVSFNGNKILTCSGGGALLSDNPEYAERARFLATQARDPAPHYEHTTVGYNYRLSNLLAAIGRGQLRVLEDRVAARRAIRELYKKELAGVSGITFAPEADYGQSNGWLTCILVDEQVFGASREDIREHLGSLQIESRPLWKPMHEQPVFAKYRAVGGDISSRLFRDGLCLPSGSALPEDSVARIASEIAGVGK